The DNA region TGATCAAGATGGTATCTCTAAAATCAGACACATGTTACATTCATCTTTTCACATGAAAGAATTTGGTCTTCTTACTTACTTCTTCGATTTAGAGGTATATTATCAAATTGAAGAATTTTATTTTAAATCAACAAAAGTATATTAAAGATCTAGTCCAACTTTCTAAACTCACAAGCGTAAACCCGATAGACACTTCCGTGGAAGCTAATATTAAGTATCAACGAGATGAAGGTGACCTTCTTGATGATCCAACTCTTTATCGAAAGCTAGTAGGTAGTCTTATATATATGTAACTACCACATGTCCAAAATATTTCTTTTGTTGTTAACACTGTTAGTAGGTTCATGCAAGCAAAATGTCATGCAATGTCTGCTGCTTGTTCGAAAATAATATGGTTGTGCGATCATCTCACTGAACTTGGATTCTCTCAATCACAACCAACTTCGTTGTATGCTGATAATAGAAGTGATATACATATTGCAGCTAATCCAATTTACCATGAACAAACAAAGCATTTCATGGATGATTGTCACTCTATTCGAGAACTCTATGATCACAAAATCATCACTCTACCTCATGTTTCAACATATGTTCAATAAAACATTGACACTGTAACGACACAAATATTTAGTTAGCAATTTAATGCTTGTTAATTTACCAACATCAATTTGAGGAGGTGTCTATAAGTTTAATGTCTGGAGTTTAATTGGTATTTTCTAATTAGAATAATTCTAATTTCCTTTCATTAGGATAATAAAGTGGATATATATAAATTTCCTTTCATTAGGATAATAAAgtggatatatatatatatatatatatatatatgtgtgtgtggTAGTTACAGATTTATATGGTTGAATCAACCCCATAACTTATAATTTAACAGTTTTTAGAATATCATTGTTTTAACAGCTTCAACAATGATTAAAGTATAATCACCATAATAAATGTGAGAGATAACTAAATCCAAAAAATTTATTCTAAAGTTAAACAAAAGATCTAAATCTACCGCTAGTTTGAGAAGACCATTAAACCCTTCCACaactaaaagaaataaaaaaagtGACTAACATATCTCCCTGCCTTAAATCTCTTTGAATACTTATCTTCGAAGATCCATTAATTAAGATAATCAAAATACTTATCTTTGAAGATCCATTAATTAAGATAATCAAGTTCCCCTAAAACACACAAGCACACATGTAGACACACCATTTATTAGAAAAACCAATAGTAACAAAGAAATAGTAAAAAAAAACTTTAAATAGCTGAGTCTTAGGCCTTATCAAAATCCatcttaaaaataaaataagacAATTTATCTTAGTTTTTTTAATAATGTCAACCTATACCATCAATAAGAAAAAAACACTTCTCTTTAAAAACTATAATTAAAGATGACAAACTACAGTTTTCATAGTACAAATAAGATGATAAATGAGAGAGAGAAAAAGAGATGATACCAAAATATGTTCTCTTTGCACCTTTTGCTACTTCCACTAGTCCTTTCTTAACATCCAATTACAAGATGTTATTCCATGAAATAATTTGCAATTAAAATTCTAAATTATGAAAAAAAACAGTAAAACTACAAGTTTGAATATTGCACGTGTGTAAGCAATATGACACAAACGAAATTATTAAAAGCACGTTAATTACACAAGTTGATCAACCTCTGAATTCTTCACAAAACTCTTGAGTCTTTGCCTCCATTTATTGTCTTCATAAGTTGACTTCCAATATTGATTAGATTAATAGGCACGATATTAATACTTATATTTTTCTAATGAGGTTTAATCAATCTCGTTATAAACAATAGATGGTTCTAATGATAAGCTTTAATAtcatattaattttttaaatttttatattgTGCGTAACTCATCATAACATACTTAACTCATATGAACATATCATTGTAAGATAAAAACTAtctttatttaaaaatatatagATATATGTTGATGTAACCGATCATCCATAGTGAAACTCTTAATTATGTTGAAACAATAGGCTCTCAATCAAGCATAAAAAATATATCTAGTTTGGTGTAAGAAAACAATTAACAAGAAATTAATAACTAACCATCATTCCAATTCTTCCTGTAAGGCAAAGTAGGGACACTTTGTTCATTCCTAAAGAAATTATGAGGATCAACCTTAGTTTTAATTTCCACCAATCTCTTAAAATTATCCTTAAAATATTCAACTCCATAAGCTTTCCCTTCAATGTAACTATTCTTACCATTATGATTAATTCCCAAATCAAGATCCTTATAATTAAGAAAAGCCTCTCTTGGATTCTTGGACACAAAAGGTGTCATATATTTGTGAAGTTTTCGAGTCAAATTTATGTAATGCTCAGCAACATCTTTCCCTGCCTTGTTCCAATTTGCTTGATATTGAACCTTCCATAAATTTCCAGCTCTATGAGGAAAAGGTGTTTCTGTTGATGAAATCTCAGCCATTTTTCCACCATAAGGATTGAAATATAATATTGCATCTTCCAACTCAATCATCTTCTTCCAAATCCCTTCCAAACCCTCCTTCGAAATCGGCTTCTTTACATAATCAGATTTTCTTTTCAAATAATTCAACGATTGCGGTTGACGATCAAGCAAAATCTCGGCGGGTTCCGTAATGTTGATATTGGTCCAAAACAAAACTGATTGAAGCCAGCTTGTTTCAATGCAATCACTTTCCTTTAAACCCAATTGAGGAAACTTTTGATTCATTAGTGAAACAAGAGTTTTTGAGTCACCAAGAAATAAAGATATAAAAGTAGCCCTAATAGTCTTTGCACCATTTTGTGTACCATTTTTTGTAACATTTACAACATCAATAATAAGCCTAATGAATAGGTTATTATCAATAGTTGGTGCCACGTGTTGCCAATTATAAACTATGTCATTTGCATTTTCATCCAAAGTTTTTCTAATTTGAAAAACAGTTACTATCTTAGGAATTTTTACTAACTTTATTTTATAAGAAAGAACAACACCAAAGCTAGCTCCACCACCACCTCTAATAGCCCAAAAAAGATCTTCACCCATTGATTTTCTATCTAACAACTTACCATTAACATCAATTATTTGTGCATCAATAATATTATCAACAGAAAGACCAAACTTTCTCATCATATTACCATATCCACCGCCACTTAAATGTCCTCCGACACCGACGGTAGGGCAAACACCGGCCGGAAAACCATGAGTTtcactttttttattgattctGTAGTAAACTTCACCGAGGGTCGCGCCGGTTTGAACCCAAGCTGTTTCATTTCCTATATCAACATCAATAGATCTTAGATTGAACATGTCTAAGATAAAGAATGGAACTTCAGCTACATAAGAGACACCCTCATAGTCATGTCCTCCACTTCTGATTTTCATTTGCAAGTTGTGCTTTTTAGCACAAATGATTGATGATTGTATGTGGGAAACATGTAATGCTGTTATTATGAGAAATGGTTTTCTTGTGGTTGATGTGTTGAAACGAAGGTTTCTTATGTAGGCTTGTAAAACTGAAGAGAATAAGGAATTGCTTGGCGTGAAGATTGATGAAGTTATAGGGTGTGAAGGTTGTGAGTGGTTTACTAGGCAATGGATAAAAGTGTTGTGAGGTGAATTTGTTGCTGAAGTTAAGCATGAGAGAAAAAGTAAGGCAAAAATGGGAGATAGTAATAATGCAAGTTTCATACTTGCTTCTTTTTCGTAATGATGTTGGTGTAATTGTAGTTATAAAGAAAAGAGGATATAAATATTGTGAGTTTTTTGGGCATGACATGTAGTGATATTTATAAGGATCTCTAGGGTTGAATAATTTGACCAATATAAATATTTAGAAAACTAATATTGATAACGTGACTTAATCATTCATTGACTTTGCAAAAATATGATTTATCAAGATTCTTACACGATTTGTATCTACTCTtctcttttttcttcttctttgatGATTAAATCGCAAGAGCGAAATATTAagaagagattaattattatcTCGTTGGTATAAAAAATTTACACGGTCAatacatcacaatcatccgtttgtgTTATTTTATATGTGATTATAATAAAAATCAAATCTCGCTAACAAATCAATGGTTGTAATTAACCGACGGTGTAAAATATCTTTACACTGTTTGTGCATTTCAATTAAATTCTATTAAGAATTGCGATGGAcaaatttaattatatttatcagttatttttatttaaaatcaaAAATTTAGAATCTCAAACTAGTTAAACTATTATAAAAAAAGTTTTTACCTCGATAAAAGAAAAGGTTTTTATCTTGGTTTGGTTAATGAGATAACATAGAAGTAATGGAAAATGTGTTGCTTTTTTCTTTGGACTACATGTGCCGAGGTGAAAATTTGAAAGTGTGCCTCTTTTTCTCATGGTTGTGAGGTCAATCGAGAGAAAAAATCTCATTTTTCACATCGTGTTGATCGTAAATCGACGTGAAATCCTTCACATTTGTTAGAATTTTGAACCACAAAATTGGTAAATCTCACTTTTCACATTAGATTGACTGTAAACTGACGTAAAAtccttaacatttgttggaacTTTGAATCACAAGATTGGTAAACAATggtggagagagagagagagagagagagagagagttaaGGGTGAGAAGTGATTACTGCATTAATCTAGGAGGAGAATGCATCCTATACATTTATACAAAGATTACAATATAATTGGGATCCAAAACAAACAAGTGAAATAACAAAAAAAGGTAAACCTCGGGGTCGTAACCGGTTACACCATTTGGTTAACCGATACAGCTGACAATGAATTAAATCCCATTTAGTGGTAACTGGTTAACGTCCGAGGTTAATCGGACACACCTTCGAAAACTTCATTTTTCTACTACTTTAGAGGTGGTTATGGCTTtgctgtaaccggttacactCCCGTGTTAACTGGTTACAACACTTGAATTACCAATATAATTTTCAACACACCACCTTAATTAAAGTGCTCCAAGTCTTCCATGCTCaccttcatcttcaacctcttcAAGACATCATTTGTGACTCCCGTAGTCAACAAATCAACCACTTGGTGTCCACTTCTGCAATATCGTAATTTTAACATTCCTTCACTAACAAGTTCTATCAAGTCGTGAAACCTCATCTCAATATGCATGCTCCTCCCATGTGCAATTGGGTTCTTGGAAAGATTAATCGCGAAAACGTTGTTAACCAGGAGTGTAACAGCCTCACCCTCACTGTTGCACACATCCCCAATAGATTTAGAAGCCACGCGACTTGGCATGCACATAACAAAGCAGCAATATACTTGGCCTCACAAGATGAGAGTGCAACTATCGGTTCCTTCTTCAAACACCACGAGATTGGTGTTCCACGGATCATAAAGATGTATCTAGTTGTAGACATTCAATCATCTTTATCTCTACACCAATTGGTATCAGTAAAACTGAGAAAAATTATTTTCTGTCCATATCCGCTGTGGGAAAGAGAATTTCGCAGCCAATAAAAACTTTGACATATCTTAGGATCCTCTTGACTGCGGCCAACTGAGACACCTTCGATCTTCCTATGAATCTACTCACAATAACGACACCAAAAGCCACGTCCAATCGCATATTGCACAAGTAACGCAAGGATCCAATCAACCTCCTATGTTGAGTTGGATCAACATCCTGCTCATCCTCATTCTTAGACAACTGCAACCTTGGTTCATCTTGagtgttgattctaagtgttggcagcaattttggtaaaacaaagagtgttcacaagatgttatctgtgatgtcttaacatgagatatgatatgtacctgctggagttcaagaacatgttcatgcaggattgtttcagaatgccacatacaatgccatggcttctgatattggatgtacctgctggagctcaaatgaaagacatgttcatgcatgattgtttcagatgacatacacaaggtcatggcatctgatatggttgtacctgctggaagttataaaaggaattattggattatgcaggatttttccaggatgtcagacccgatgtcatgacatcctgtacacagaacattcagtgagaatgtctggtgttttgtgattgcacaattaatggcaatctatgtatgattgaatatctgattagctggcgcattcaatcatggattacaacctgatttacttattttccaaggagatctaaccagctgttataaaaagatttgattggaaaatagatttagggttttcaagatgtccaagcccagctgaaagcttctataaaaagggacttagaaaacctgtttagacacacaaccaatactgagcgaaatatagagagagagctagggtttgtgtctgtttagtcgtaagacttgtaagccattcaagtcatcttttgatgattgaattggactgatttgtggttgtaatttgtcactctaaagctgttaagcaagagtgtgtgtctacttgatcaaagctgttaagcaagatcaagtgtgtgtcttcttgatcaaagttgtgaagcaagatcaagagtgtgtcttcttgattgaaactgtgaagtaaaatcaagagtgtgttattgaaaagtgttttcttttctcaagggattgttgtttaagatcacaggtgtgattgtagggacagagtgggttctcatatctaagagtgcttaggtagaaattgcacgggtagagattaggtgagaaagactgtaacttgttgaagtgtacggagagtctttgaactgattctattttagtgaatttccttcctggcttggtagcccccaaatgtaggtgagttggaccgaactgggttaacaattgcttgtgtatcttgcattactattctctatctttattctgtttgcattactcaggtattaatgtcgtgacattaccttcgacatctcatatctgataccagaatttcaattggtatcagagcaggcatcctgctctgtttctgggtgagatctaggggcaaaactttctggtacaatggagagagatagaggatctgttcacaggccaccaattttggatggttctaactacGACTATTGaaaacctcgaatggtagcctttccaaaatctcttgataacaaggcttcAAAGGCTGTGTTGACAGGCTGGGTGCACCCTGtagttactaaagaaggagaagccactgctgagaaaaatcttgaagaacaatggtccaaggaggaggatgacctagcccttggaaattctaaagcattgaatgccatcttcaatggagtggacaagaacatcttcagattagtaaacaattgtgaagtagctaaagatgcttgggacattctcaaaaccactcatgaaggcacctctagagtgaaaatgtctagactacaactgctcaccaccaagtttgaaaacttaaggatgaaagaagatgaaaatattcatgaattttacatgagtatccttgaaattgccaatgcctctggagctttgggtgagaagatgtcagatgaaaagttagtaagaaaaatactcagatcactccccaagagatttgctatgaaagtaacagccatagaagaatctcaagacatctcaaatatgagagttgatgagctaattggatccctccaaacatttgagatgggaatatgtgatggagctgaaaagaaggccaagagcatagcatttatgtcaaacactgaagaggaagatgaggaaggtggtcaagatattgatgaagatctggcaaatgagataacaatgctgggaagacagttcaacagactgatgaaaaaggtagatgtgagagcaaagggaaatgtcaagaatatcacatctgacatcagtaaatccaacagctttggtaagaaaacaaagtctgaagaaaagcccaaagaagttcagtgctatgagtgtaatgggtatggtcctattaaaactgaatgtgggacctgTCGCGGCCTAAAAAATatagtgtgcgaaaaaacaaccggcgagaaagaaatgacataagagtcgccatcgtgcgttatttatcccaaaggagggaaaggaaacgctcgaagtaaacctggagaaaggaaaggaaaagacaaggtctcgcaatcaaatcttgggttcgggagtcgattatgcaaagggaaggtattagcacccctgcgcatccgtagtactctacgggatccattcttgttgttcttgt from Lathyrus oleraceus cultivar Zhongwan6 chromosome 1, CAAS_Psat_ZW6_1.0, whole genome shotgun sequence includes:
- the LOC127074878 gene encoding berberine bridge enzyme-like 8, translated to MKLALLLSPIFALLFLSCLTSATNSPHNTFIHCLVNHSQPSHPITSSIFTPSNSLFSSVLQAYIRNLRFNTSTTRKPFLIITALHVSHIQSSIICAKKHNLQMKIRSGGHDYEGVSYVAEVPFFILDMFNLRSIDVDIGNETAWVQTGATLGEVYYRINKKSETHGFPAGVCPTVGVGGHLSGGGYGNMMRKFGLSVDNIIDAQIIDVNGKLLDRKSMGEDLFWAIRGGGGASFGVVLSYKIKLVKIPKIVTVFQIRKTLDENANDIVYNWQHVAPTIDNNLFIRLIIDVVNVTKNGTQNGAKTIRATFISLFLGDSKTLVSLMNQKFPQLGLKESDCIETSWLQSVLFWTNINITEPAEILLDRQPQSLNYLKRKSDYVKKPISKEGLEGIWKKMIELEDAILYFNPYGGKMAEISSTETPFPHRAGNLWKVQYQANWNKAGKDVAEHYINLTRKLHKYMTPFVSKNPREAFLNYKDLDLGINHNGKNSYIEGKAYGVEYFKDNFKRLVEIKTKVDPHNFFRNEQSVPTLPYRKNWNDG